One genomic region from Phycisphaeraceae bacterium encodes:
- the ispH gene encoding 4-hydroxy-3-methylbut-2-enyl diphosphate reductase: MRLILANPRGFCAGVRMAIDVVDQVLDVFAGQRVYVYHEIVHNRHVVGRFVERGVVFVESIDEVPEGSVVVFSAHGVSPLVRAAAAARNLTAIDATCPLVTKVHSEAIRYARQGYQILLVGHRDHQEVVGTSGEAPGAIQVVESPACIATLKIDDPEKLVYLTQTTLSTDDAGVIIDALKRAFPAIKAPPSEDICYATTNRQQAVRVLAPHADLVLVVGSSNSSNSVRLTEIARNVGTRARLLDDASQLDEAWFDDHIQTVLLTAGASAPEDLVAEICRWIVQRYGATIHLGDVTEESVEFGLPGNLKRVMRERGIDPESRRIRVEAPRIIEAVYGASAVELTISARG; the protein is encoded by the coding sequence GGGTTCTGCGCGGGCGTGCGCATGGCGATCGACGTGGTCGATCAGGTCCTTGATGTCTTCGCAGGCCAGCGCGTGTATGTCTATCACGAGATCGTGCACAATCGCCATGTCGTCGGGCGCTTCGTCGAGCGCGGCGTGGTGTTCGTCGAGTCGATTGACGAGGTGCCCGAGGGCAGCGTGGTGGTCTTTAGTGCCCACGGCGTGAGCCCGTTGGTGCGCGCGGCGGCTGCGGCGCGGAACCTGACGGCGATCGACGCGACGTGCCCGCTGGTGACCAAGGTGCATTCGGAAGCCATCCGCTACGCGCGGCAGGGCTACCAGATCCTGCTCGTCGGCCACCGCGACCATCAGGAGGTCGTGGGCACCAGCGGCGAAGCGCCGGGGGCGATCCAGGTCGTCGAATCGCCCGCGTGCATCGCAACTCTGAAGATTGACGACCCCGAGAAACTGGTGTACCTGACGCAGACGACGCTCTCGACCGATGATGCGGGCGTGATCATCGACGCGCTCAAGCGCGCGTTCCCCGCGATCAAGGCCCCGCCGAGCGAGGACATCTGTTATGCGACGACCAACCGCCAGCAGGCGGTGCGGGTGCTGGCGCCGCATGCCGACCTGGTGCTGGTGGTCGGTTCGTCCAACTCGTCCAACTCGGTGCGGCTGACGGAGATCGCGCGCAACGTCGGCACGCGGGCGCGGCTGCTTGATGACGCGAGTCAACTTGATGAAGCGTGGTTCGACGACCACATCCAGACGGTGCTGCTGACGGCGGGCGCAAGCGCGCCCGAGGATCTGGTGGCCGAGATCTGCCGCTGGATCGTCCAGCGCTACGGCGCGACGATTCACCTGGGCGATGTGACCGAAGAGTCGGTCGAGTTCGGCTTGCCCGGCAATCTCAAGCGCGTGATGCGCGAGCGCGGCATCGACCCGGAGAGCCGGCGCATCCGCGTCGAAGCGCCGCGCATCATCGAGGCGGTGTACGGCGCGAGCGCGGTGGAGTTGACGATCTCGGCCAGGGGCTGA